The Pseudomonas baetica genome includes a region encoding these proteins:
- a CDS encoding YaiI/YqxD family protein produces the protein MRVWIDADACPRAAKDLVVKFALKRQFEVVLVAGQPQTKPGLAIVKLIVVPSGPDAADDYLVEHAVPGELVICSDIPLADRLVKKGVSALDPRGKEFDAQNMGERLAVRNLFTDLREQGQMSGGPAPFGDREKQAFANALDRILTRLTRKP, from the coding sequence ATGCGTGTATGGATCGATGCCGACGCCTGCCCACGGGCGGCGAAGGATCTGGTGGTGAAATTCGCGCTCAAGCGCCAGTTCGAAGTGGTGCTGGTGGCCGGGCAGCCGCAGACCAAACCGGGGCTGGCCATCGTCAAACTGATCGTGGTGCCAAGCGGCCCGGATGCAGCGGACGATTATCTGGTCGAGCACGCCGTGCCCGGTGAACTGGTGATCTGCAGCGATATTCCGCTGGCCGATCGGCTGGTGAAAAAGGGCGTGTCAGCGCTGGATCCGCGAGGCAAAGAGTTCGACGCGCAGAACATGGGCGAGCGCCTGGCGGTGCGCAACCTGTTCACCGATCTGCGTGAGCAGGGCCAGATGAGCGGCGGCCCGGCGCCATTTGGTGATCGCGAGAAGCAGGCGTTTGCCAATGCGCTGGACCGGATCCTCACACGGCTGACCCGTAAACCCTGA
- the elbB gene encoding isoprenoid biosynthesis glyoxalase ElbB, translating to MSKKVAVILSGSGVYDGAEIQESVITLLRLDQRGAQVQCFAPNIAQLHVINHLTGEEMPESRNVLVESARIARGNIKDIRDADVEDFDALIVPGGFGAAKNLSNFAIEGAGCTVQPDVLALAEAFAEAGKPVGLICISPALAAKIYGPGVICTIGNDADTATAMNKMGATHEDCAVSDIVEDKARKLVTTPAYMLAQNISEAASGINKLVDRVLELTHENDA from the coding sequence ATGAGCAAAAAAGTTGCAGTGATCCTGTCCGGCAGTGGCGTGTACGACGGCGCCGAAATCCAGGAAAGCGTCATCACCCTGCTCCGCCTTGATCAACGCGGTGCGCAGGTACAGTGCTTCGCCCCGAACATCGCACAATTGCACGTGATCAATCACCTGACCGGCGAAGAAATGCCCGAGTCGCGCAACGTGCTGGTGGAGTCGGCGCGCATTGCCCGGGGCAACATAAAGGACATCCGCGACGCCGACGTCGAAGACTTCGATGCGCTGATCGTGCCGGGTGGTTTTGGCGCCGCGAAGAACCTGTCGAACTTCGCCATCGAAGGCGCTGGCTGCACCGTGCAGCCAGATGTTCTGGCCTTGGCCGAGGCCTTTGCCGAGGCGGGCAAACCGGTGGGACTGATCTGCATCTCGCCGGCACTCGCGGCGAAGATCTACGGCCCGGGCGTGATCTGCACCATCGGCAACGATGCCGACACCGCCACGGCGATGAACAAGATGGGCGCCACCCACGAAGACTGCGCGGTCAGCGACATCGTCGAAGACAAGGCGCGCAAACTGGTGACGACTCCGGCTTACATGCTGGCGCAAAACATCAGTGAAGCGGCTTCGGGGATCAATAAACTGGTCGACCGCGTGCTCGAACTGACCCACGAAAACGACGCCTGA
- a CDS encoding sterol desaturase family protein, which translates to MNFILYAVPFFFVLIVVELIADRWRGVSHYRLADAVNSISTGVLSTTTGLLTKGVGLVTYAFALEHLALLRLPAQSLWVWVFAFVLYDFCYYWLHRMGHERNILWAAHSVHHQSEDYNLSTALRQTSTGFLLSWIFYLPMAVLGVPLLVFVSVAALNLLYQFWVHTQHIPKLGWFEWFFVTPSNHRAHHAQNALYMDRNYGGVFIIWDRLFGTFQEEDDNEPVIFGVTTPLASWNPLWANLQFYAQLWDDARRAQSKWDKLRIWFMRTGWRPADVAAKHPMNKPDLSRFRKFEVVLDSRQQWYVAAQFCVYIALGSYLMNLEQGLPTAALVLGWSAVAFGLFALGVTLENRPWALKVELLRLASNVPLVWLAPVVGLWPASPVAWAGLLGYSLLSGIGLYGVRQRITRLAS; encoded by the coding sequence ATGAACTTCATTCTGTATGCGGTGCCGTTTTTCTTCGTTCTGATCGTCGTCGAACTGATCGCCGACCGTTGGCGCGGGGTCAGCCACTATCGCCTGGCCGATGCGGTGAACAGCATCAGCACCGGCGTACTGTCGACGACTACCGGGCTGCTGACCAAAGGCGTCGGGCTGGTGACCTATGCCTTTGCCCTGGAACATCTCGCGTTGCTCAGGCTGCCGGCGCAAAGCCTCTGGGTCTGGGTGTTTGCCTTCGTCCTCTATGACTTCTGCTACTACTGGCTGCACCGCATGGGTCATGAGCGCAACATCCTCTGGGCGGCGCATTCGGTGCACCACCAGAGCGAGGACTACAACCTCTCGACGGCGTTGCGCCAGACCAGCACCGGTTTTCTGCTGAGCTGGATCTTCTACCTGCCGATGGCGGTGCTCGGCGTGCCGCTGCTGGTGTTCGTCAGCGTTGCGGCGCTGAATCTGCTTTATCAATTCTGGGTGCACACCCAACACATCCCCAAGCTTGGCTGGTTCGAGTGGTTCTTTGTCACGCCGTCCAATCATCGGGCTCACCATGCACAGAACGCTCTCTACATGGATCGCAATTACGGCGGGGTGTTCATTATTTGGGATCGGCTGTTCGGTACGTTCCAGGAAGAGGACGACAACGAACCAGTGATTTTCGGCGTGACCACGCCACTGGCGAGCTGGAATCCGCTGTGGGCCAACCTGCAGTTTTATGCGCAGCTATGGGACGACGCACGCCGTGCGCAAAGCAAATGGGACAAGCTGCGGATCTGGTTCATGCGCACCGGTTGGCGGCCGGCAGACGTCGCCGCGAAGCACCCGATGAACAAGCCGGACCTGAGCCGGTTCCGCAAGTTCGAAGTAGTGCTCGATAGTCGTCAGCAGTGGTATGTCGCGGCGCAGTTCTGCGTATACATCGCGCTGGGCAGCTATCTGATGAATCTGGAGCAGGGTCTGCCGACCGCCGCGCTGGTGCTCGGCTGGAGTGCGGTGGCGTTCGGTCTGTTTGCGTTGGGCGTAACCCTGGAGAATCGCCCTTGGGCGCTGAAGGTGGAACTGCTGCGGCTGGCATCGAATGTGCCACTGGTGTGGCTGGCGCCGGTGGTCGGGCTATGGCCGGCCAGCCCGGTGGCATGGGCTGGCTTGCTCGGTTACAGCCTGCTCAGTGGTATCGGGCTGTATGGCGTTCGCCAGCGAATTACTCGTTTGGCGTCTTAG
- a CDS encoding DedA family protein, with protein MLQQFLHDFGYFALFLGTFFEGETILVLAGFLAFRGYMDINLVVVVAFFGSYAGDQLWYFMGRKHGRKLLARKPRWQLMGDRALEHIRKHPDIWVLSFRFVYGLRTVMPVAIGLSGYPPGRYLLLNGIGAAIWATALAAAAYHFGAVLEGMLGSIKKYELWVLGALLVLGVGLWLRRRFKNARLAKQVYADEQAAKAAQLHQAEQAKVVVAPKTPNE; from the coding sequence ATGCTCCAACAATTTCTGCATGACTTCGGCTACTTTGCCTTGTTCCTCGGCACGTTCTTCGAAGGCGAAACCATCCTGGTGCTCGCGGGCTTCCTCGCGTTTCGTGGATACATGGATATCAACCTGGTGGTGGTCGTGGCGTTCTTCGGCAGCTATGCCGGCGATCAGTTGTGGTACTTCATGGGGCGCAAGCACGGGCGCAAATTGCTCGCACGCAAACCGCGCTGGCAACTAATGGGCGACCGGGCACTGGAGCACATTCGCAAGCATCCGGACATCTGGGTCCTGAGCTTCCGCTTCGTGTATGGCTTGCGCACGGTAATGCCGGTGGCGATCGGCCTGTCGGGTTATCCACCGGGACGTTACCTGCTGCTGAACGGCATTGGCGCCGCGATCTGGGCCACTGCGCTGGCCGCTGCCGCTTACCATTTCGGCGCGGTGCTGGAAGGCATGCTCGGCAGCATCAAGAAATACGAGTTGTGGGTACTCGGCGCGTTGCTGGTACTGGGCGTTGGCCTGTGGCTGCGCCGCCGCTTCAAGAATGCGCGTCTGGCGAAGCAGGTCTACGCCGACGAGCAAGCCGCAAAAGCCGCGCAGTTACATCAGGCCGAACAGGCCAAAGTCGTCGTCGCCCCTAAGACGCCAAACGAGTAA
- the hemB gene encoding porphobilinogen synthase has protein sequence MSFTPANRLFPATRLRRNRRDDFSRRLVRENVLTVDDLILPVFVLDGENRREAVASMPGVERLTIDLLLEEAAHWVELGIPALALFPVTPAERKSLDAAEAWNPEGIAQRATRALRERFPELGVITDVALDPFTTHGQDGILDEDGYVQNDITVDALVRQALSHAEAGAQVVAPSDMMDGRIQAIREALEIAGHVNVRIMAYSAKYASAYYGPFRDAVGSASNLGKANKASYQMDPANSDEALHEVGADLSEGADMVMVKPGMPYLDILFRVKDAFKVPTFVYQVSGEYAMHMAAIQNGWLSEAVILESLTAFKRAGADGILTYFAVRAAQLLREQK, from the coding sequence GTGAGCTTTACCCCCGCCAACCGTCTGTTCCCTGCCACGCGCCTGCGCCGCAATCGTCGTGACGATTTTTCGCGCCGTCTGGTGCGGGAAAATGTGCTGACAGTCGATGACCTGATCCTGCCGGTATTCGTGCTCGACGGTGAAAACCGCCGCGAAGCTGTTGCTTCGATGCCCGGTGTAGAGCGCTTGACTATCGATCTGCTGCTTGAAGAAGCGGCGCACTGGGTCGAGCTGGGGATTCCGGCATTGGCGCTGTTCCCGGTCACTCCCGCAGAACGCAAATCCCTCGACGCCGCCGAGGCCTGGAACCCTGAAGGCATCGCCCAGCGTGCCACTCGCGCCCTGCGTGAGCGCTTCCCGGAGCTGGGCGTCATCACCGACGTCGCGCTCGACCCGTTCACCACCCACGGTCAGGACGGCATTCTCGACGAAGATGGCTACGTGCAGAACGACATCACCGTCGACGCACTCGTCCGCCAGGCGCTGTCCCACGCCGAGGCTGGCGCTCAGGTCGTTGCCCCGTCGGACATGATGGACGGGCGCATTCAGGCGATCCGCGAAGCGCTGGAAATCGCCGGTCACGTCAATGTGCGGATCATGGCCTACTCGGCCAAGTACGCCAGCGCCTATTACGGGCCGTTCCGCGATGCGGTGGGTTCGGCTTCGAACCTCGGCAAGGCGAACAAGGCTTCTTATCAGATGGACCCGGCCAACAGCGATGAAGCGCTGCACGAAGTCGGCGCCGACTTGTCTGAAGGCGCGGACATGGTCATGGTCAAGCCGGGCATGCCGTATCTGGACATTCTTTTCCGGGTAAAAGATGCCTTCAAGGTGCCGACCTTCGTCTATCAGGTTAGCGGCGAATACGCCATGCACATGGCGGCGATCCAGAATGGCTGGTTGAGCGAGGCGGTGATTCTCGAATCACTGACCGCCTTTAAACGTGCCGGCGCTGATGGCATCCTGACTTACTTTGCTGTCCGCGCCGCTCAATTGTTACGAGAGCAGAAATAG
- the ppk1 gene encoding polyphosphate kinase 1, whose protein sequence is MNTEGLTEVAVKEAQPVVEQITETPPELEPAPPAPVTEPAAAAPVIAIPGLDDSSLYIHRELSQLQFNIRVLEQALDESYPLLERLKFLLIFSSNLDEFFEIRVAGLKKQITFAREQAGADGLQPHQALARISELVHGHVDRQYAILNDILLPELEKHQVRFIRRRNWTTKLKTWVRRYFRDEIAPIITPIGLDPTHPFPLLVNKSLNFIVELEGIDAFGRDSGLAIIPAPRLLPRIIKVPEEVGGAGDNYVFLSSMIHAHADDLFQGMKVKGCYQFRLTRNADLALDSEDVEDLARALRGELFSRRYGDAVRLEVADTCPKHLSDYLLKQFNLSETELYQVNGPVNLTRLFSITGLDSHPELQYTPFTPQIPKLLQNSENIFSVVSKQDILLLHPFESFTPVVDLLRQAAKDPHVLAVRQTLYRSGANSEIVDALVDAARNGKEVTAVIELRARFDEESNLQLASRLQAAGAVVIYGVVGFKTHAKMMLILRREAGEIVRYAHLGTGNYHAGNAKLYTDYSLLTSDDALCEDVGKLFSQLIGMGKTLRMKKLLHAPFTLKKGMLDMIARETQFAVEGKPAHIIAKFNSLTDPKIIRALYKASQSGVRIDLVVRGMCCLRPGIAGVSHNIHVRSIIGRFLEHTRVFYFLNGGEEQMFLSSADWMERNLDKRVETCFPVEGKKLLTRVKKELELYLTDNTHSWSLQSDGRYIRNTPTGNQNPRSAQATLLERLGSPILPVSS, encoded by the coding sequence ATGAATACCGAAGGACTCACTGAAGTTGCAGTAAAAGAAGCTCAGCCGGTGGTGGAACAAATCACCGAAACCCCGCCGGAACTGGAGCCTGCGCCACCTGCGCCGGTCACCGAACCTGCTGCGGCGGCGCCGGTGATTGCGATTCCGGGCCTGGATGACAGCAGCCTGTACATCCATCGCGAGCTCTCGCAACTGCAGTTCAACATCCGCGTGCTGGAACAGGCGCTGGACGAGTCCTATCCGTTGCTGGAGCGGTTGAAGTTCCTGCTGATCTTCTCCAGCAACCTCGACGAATTCTTCGAGATCCGCGTCGCCGGCCTGAAAAAGCAGATCACCTTCGCCCGTGAACAAGCCGGTGCCGATGGCCTGCAACCGCATCAAGCCTTGGCGCGGATCAGCGAACTGGTCCACGGTCACGTTGATCGCCAGTACGCGATCCTCAACGATATCCTGCTGCCAGAGCTGGAAAAGCATCAGGTGCGTTTCATCCGTCGCCGTAACTGGACGACCAAGCTCAAGACCTGGGTGCGCCGTTATTTCCGCGACGAGATCGCGCCGATCATCACCCCGATCGGCCTCGACCCGACGCACCCGTTCCCGTTGCTGGTGAACAAGAGCCTGAACTTCATCGTCGAGCTCGAAGGCATCGACGCCTTCGGTCGTGACTCCGGTCTGGCGATCATCCCGGCGCCGCGTCTGCTGCCACGGATCATCAAGGTGCCGGAAGAAGTCGGCGGTGCTGGCGACAACTATGTGTTCCTGTCTTCGATGATCCACGCTCACGCTGATGACCTGTTTCAGGGCATGAAGGTCAAGGGCTGCTACCAGTTCCGTCTGACCCGAAACGCCGACCTGGCGCTCGATTCCGAAGACGTCGAAGACTTGGCCCGCGCCCTGCGTGGCGAGTTGTTCTCCCGTCGTTACGGTGACGCGGTGCGTCTGGAAGTCGCCGACACCTGCCCGAAACACCTATCGGACTACCTGCTCAAGCAGTTCAACCTGAGCGAAACCGAGCTGTATCAGGTCAACGGCCCGGTCAACCTGACGCGTCTGTTCAGCATCACCGGTCTGGACAGTCATCCGGAGCTGCAATACACGCCGTTCACCCCGCAGATCCCGAAACTGCTGCAAAACAGCGAGAACATTTTCAGCGTGGTCAGCAAGCAGGATATTTTGCTGCTGCACCCGTTCGAGTCGTTCACTCCGGTGGTCGATCTGCTGCGCCAGGCCGCCAAGGATCCGCATGTTCTGGCGGTGCGCCAGACCCTGTACCGCTCCGGCGCCAACTCGGAAATCGTCGATGCGCTGGTCGATGCCGCGCGCAACGGTAAGGAAGTGACTGCGGTCATCGAGCTGCGAGCGCGTTTCGACGAAGAATCCAACCTGCAACTGGCCAGCCGTCTGCAAGCGGCCGGTGCGGTGGTGATCTACGGCGTGGTCGGCTTCAAGACCCACGCCAAGATGATGCTGATCCTGCGTCGTGAGGCCGGCGAAATCGTGCGTTACGCGCACCTCGGCACCGGCAACTACCACGCCGGTAACGCCAAGCTTTACACCGACTACAGCCTGCTGACCTCCGACGACGCCTTGTGCGAAGACGTCGGCAAACTGTTCAGCCAGTTGATCGGCATGGGCAAAACGCTGCGCATGAAGAAGCTGCTGCACGCGCCGTTCACCCTGAAGAAGGGCATGCTCGACATGATTGCCCGCGAGACCCAGTTCGCCGTCGAAGGCAAACCGGCGCACATCATCGCCAAGTTCAACTCGCTGACCGATCCGAAGATCATCCGCGCGCTGTACAAGGCCAGCCAGTCGGGCGTGCGTATCGATCTGGTGGTGCGTGGCATGTGCTGCCTGCGGCCGGGCATTGCCGGGGTTTCGCACAACATCCATGTGCGTTCGATCATCGGCCGCTTCCTTGAACACACCCGGGTGTTCTACTTCCTCAACGGCGGCGAGGAGCAGATGTTCCTCTCCAGTGCCGACTGGATGGAGCGCAATCTCGACAAGCGCGTCGAGACTTGCTTCCCGGTGGAAGGCAAGAAACTGCTGACCCGGGTGAAGAAAGAGCTGGAGCTGTACCTGACCGACAACACCCACAGCTGGAGCCTGCAATCGGATGGCCGTTACATCCGCAACACGCCAACCGGCAACCAGAACCCGCGCAGTGCGCAGGCGACGTTGCTGGAACGGTTGGGCAGCCCGATTTTGCCGGTGAGCAGCTGA
- the ppx gene encoding exopolyphosphatase — MPQSQAKNLSLIAAIDLGSNSFHMVVAKAQNGEIRILERLGEKVQLAAGIDDARQLNEESMQRGLDCLKRFAQLINGMPLGAVRIVGTNALREARNRLEFIHRAEEILGHPVEVISGREEARLIYLGVSHTLADTPGKRLVADIGGGSTEFIIGQRFEPLLRESLQMGCVSFTQRYFKDGKITPARYAQAYTAARLEIMSIEHALHRLTWDEAIGSSGTIRAIGLALKAGGHGTGEVNAEGLAWLKRRLFKLGDVDKIDFDGIKPDRRTIFPAGLAILEAIFDALELQRMDHCDGALREGVLYDLLGRHHHEDVRERTLTSLMERYHVDLEQAARVERKALHAFDQVAADWELDDGIWRELLGWAAKVHEVGLDIAHYHYHKHGAYLIEHSDLAGFSREDQQMLALLVRGHRRNIPKDKFADFGEDGDKLIRLCVLLRFAILFHHIRGTQAMPQVVLHAKGNTLDVEFPENWLDENQLTQADFGLEADWLTRVGIVLTVH; from the coding sequence ATGCCGCAATCCCAAGCCAAGAATCTGTCCCTGATCGCCGCAATCGACCTGGGCTCGAACAGCTTTCACATGGTCGTGGCCAAGGCCCAGAACGGCGAAATCCGCATTCTCGAGCGCCTCGGCGAGAAGGTACAACTGGCCGCCGGCATCGACGACGCGCGCCAGCTCAACGAAGAATCGATGCAACGTGGCCTTGATTGCCTCAAACGTTTTGCCCAACTGATCAACGGTATGCCGCTGGGCGCCGTGCGCATCGTCGGCACCAACGCCCTGCGTGAAGCGCGCAATCGTCTGGAGTTCATCCATCGCGCCGAAGAAATCCTCGGCCACCCGGTGGAAGTCATTTCCGGCCGCGAAGAGGCCCGTCTGATTTATCTGGGCGTGTCGCACACCCTCGCCGACACCCCGGGCAAACGCCTGGTCGCCGACATCGGCGGCGGCAGTACCGAGTTCATCATCGGCCAGCGCTTCGAGCCGTTGCTGCGCGAAAGCCTGCAAATGGGCTGCGTCAGCTTCACCCAGCGCTACTTCAAGGACGGCAAGATCACCCCGGCCCGTTACGCCCAGGCGTACACCGCGGCGCGGCTGGAAATCATGAGCATCGAACACGCCCTGCATCGCCTGACCTGGGATGAGGCCATCGGCTCTTCGGGCACCATCCGCGCCATCGGTCTGGCGCTGAAGGCCGGCGGCCACGGCACCGGTGAAGTGAACGCCGAAGGCCTGGCCTGGCTCAAGCGTCGACTGTTCAAGCTCGGCGACGTCGACAAGATCGATTTCGACGGCATCAAACCTGACCGCCGGACGATTTTCCCGGCGGGTCTGGCGATTCTCGAAGCCATCTTCGACGCCCTCGAACTGCAACGCATGGACCACTGCGACGGTGCGCTACGTGAAGGTGTGCTGTACGACCTGCTCGGCCGCCATCACCATGAAGATGTGCGCGAACGTACCCTGACCTCGCTGATGGAGCGTTACCACGTCGACCTGGAACAGGCCGCGCGGGTTGAACGCAAAGCCCTGCATGCCTTTGACCAAGTCGCTGCGGACTGGGAGCTGGATGACGGCATCTGGCGCGAACTCCTTGGCTGGGCAGCGAAAGTGCACGAAGTCGGTCTCGATATCGCCCACTATCACTACCACAAGCATGGCGCCTACCTGATCGAGCACTCGGATCTGGCCGGCTTCTCCCGCGAAGACCAGCAAATGCTCGCCCTGCTGGTACGTGGCCACCGCCGCAACATTCCCAAGGACAAATTCGCCGATTTTGGCGAGGACGGCGACAAGCTGATCCGCCTGTGTGTGTTGCTGCGCTTTGCGATCCTGTTCCACCACATCCGTGGCACCCAGGCGATGCCGCAGGTGGTGCTGCACGCCAAGGGCAACACTCTGGATGTGGAATTCCCGGAAAACTGGCTGGATGAGAACCAACTGACTCAGGCGGATTTCGGGCTTGAGGCGGATTGGTTGACGCGGGTTGGCATCGTTCTAACCGTCCACTAA
- a CDS encoding amino acid ABC transporter ATP-binding protein — MPLLRISALHKYYGDHHVLKGIDLSVEEGQVVAIIGRSGSGKSTLLRTLNGLESINDGVIEVDGEYLDAARADLRSLRQKVGMVFQQFNLFPHLTVGENVMLAPQVVQKVPKAKAAELARKMLERVGLGEKFDAFPDRLSGGQQQRVAIARALAMSPKVLLCDEITSALDPELVNEVLSVVRQLAKEGMTLIMVTHEMRFAREVGDKLVFMHHGKVHEVGDPRVLFANPQTAELANFIGSVEATA, encoded by the coding sequence ATGCCTCTGCTTAGAATTTCCGCCCTGCATAAATACTACGGCGATCACCACGTGCTCAAAGGCATCGACCTCAGCGTCGAGGAAGGCCAGGTCGTGGCAATCATCGGCCGCAGTGGTTCGGGCAAATCGACCCTGCTGCGTACCCTCAATGGTCTGGAGTCGATCAACGACGGCGTGATCGAAGTCGACGGCGAATACCTTGATGCCGCCCGCGCCGACTTGCGTAGCCTGCGGCAGAAGGTCGGCATGGTGTTCCAGCAGTTCAACCTGTTCCCGCACCTGACGGTCGGCGAAAACGTGATGCTCGCACCGCAAGTGGTGCAGAAAGTGCCGAAAGCCAAGGCGGCGGAGCTGGCGCGCAAGATGCTCGAGCGCGTAGGCCTGGGGGAAAAGTTTGATGCGTTCCCGGATCGGCTGTCCGGTGGGCAGCAGCAACGGGTGGCGATTGCCCGTGCCCTGGCAATGTCGCCGAAGGTGCTGCTGTGCGACGAGATCACCTCGGCGCTCGATCCGGAGTTGGTCAACGAAGTGCTCAGCGTGGTGCGCCAACTGGCGAAGGAAGGCATGACGCTGATCATGGTCACCCACGAAATGCGTTTTGCCCGCGAGGTTGGGGATAAGTTGGTATTCATGCATCACGGCAAGGTGCATGAGGTGGGCGATCCGAGGGTGTTGTTTGCCAACCCGCAGACGGCGGAATTGGCGAACTTCATTGGTTCCGTCGAAGCGACTGCCTGA
- a CDS encoding amino acid ABC transporter permease, whose amino-acid sequence MSDFTFWDILRNLLIGLQWTLALSLVAFIGGGLVGLLILIMRISKNPLSSNIARTWIELFQGTPLLMQLFLVFFGVALAGIEISPWMAAAIALTLFTSAYLAEIWRGCVEAIPNGQWEASSSLALNPLEQLRYVILPQALRIAVAPTVGFSVQVVKGTAVTSIIGFTELTKTGGMLANATFEPFMVYGLVALGYFLLCYPLSLSARYLERRLHASA is encoded by the coding sequence ATGAGCGACTTCACGTTCTGGGACATCCTGCGCAACCTGCTGATCGGCCTGCAATGGACACTGGCGCTATCGCTGGTGGCATTTATCGGCGGCGGGCTCGTCGGGCTGCTGATCCTGATCATGCGCATTTCGAAAAACCCTCTGTCGAGCAACATCGCCCGCACCTGGATCGAGCTGTTCCAAGGCACGCCGCTGTTGATGCAGTTGTTTCTGGTGTTCTTCGGCGTGGCGCTGGCCGGAATCGAAATCTCGCCGTGGATGGCGGCGGCGATTGCCCTGACGCTGTTCACCAGCGCTTATCTGGCGGAGATCTGGCGCGGCTGCGTCGAGGCGATACCCAACGGTCAGTGGGAAGCTTCGTCGAGCCTGGCGCTCAATCCTTTGGAGCAATTGCGCTACGTGATCCTGCCGCAGGCCCTGCGCATCGCCGTGGCACCGACCGTGGGCTTCTCGGTGCAAGTGGTCAAAGGCACCGCCGTGACCTCGATCATCGGCTTCACCGAGCTGACCAAGACCGGCGGCATGCTCGCCAACGCCACGTTTGAACCGTTCATGGTCTACGGCCTCGTCGCCCTCGGCTATTTCCTGCTCTGCTACCCCTTGTCCCTCAGTGCGCGCTACCTGGAAAGGAGACTGCATGCCTCTGCTTAG
- a CDS encoding amino acid ABC transporter permease: MAYQFDFMPVVQNTDLLLRGALFTLELTAIGAVLGVGVGIVGALVRAWNIRPFSAIFGVYVELIRNTPFLVQLFFIFFGLPSLGVQISEWQAAVLAMVINLGAYSTEIIRAGIQAIPKGQLEAAAALAMSRFEAFRHVVLLPALGKVWPALSSQIIIVMLGSAVCSQIATEELSFAANFIQSRNFRAFETYALTTLIYLCMALLIRQLLNWFGRRYISRSSQ, from the coding sequence ATGGCTTATCAGTTCGATTTCATGCCGGTGGTGCAGAACACCGACCTGCTGTTGCGCGGGGCGCTGTTCACCCTTGAGCTGACGGCCATCGGCGCGGTGCTCGGGGTGGGCGTGGGGATCGTCGGGGCGTTGGTGCGGGCGTGGAACATCCGTCCGTTCTCGGCGATCTTCGGCGTCTACGTCGAGTTGATCCGCAACACACCGTTTCTGGTGCAACTGTTCTTCATCTTCTTCGGCCTGCCGTCGCTTGGCGTGCAGATTTCCGAGTGGCAGGCGGCGGTGCTGGCGATGGTGATCAATCTCGGCGCGTATTCGACCGAGATCATCCGCGCCGGCATTCAGGCGATTCCAAAAGGGCAACTGGAGGCCGCTGCGGCGCTGGCGATGAGTCGCTTCGAGGCGTTCCGCCACGTGGTGTTGCTGCCGGCACTGGGCAAGGTCTGGCCGGCCCTGAGCAGCCAGATCATCATCGTCATGCTCGGCTCGGCGGTGTGTTCGCAAATTGCCACCGAAGAGTTGAGCTTCGCCGCCAACTTCATTCAGTCACGCAACTTCCGCGCCTTTGAAACCTACGCACTGACCACGCTGATCTACCTGTGCATGGCGCTGCTGATTCGCCAACTGCTCAACTGGTTCGGGCGCCGCTACATTTCCAGGAGCAGCCAATGA
- a CDS encoding transporter substrate-binding domain-containing protein translates to MTQRYSALLASLFAGLLLCQAPAHADGLDDVVKRGTLKVAVPQDFPPFGSVGPDMKPRGLDIDTAKLLADQLKVKLELTPVNSTNRIPFLTTGKVDLVISSLGKNPEREKVIDFSRAYAPFYLAVFGPPDAAITSLDDLKGKTISVTRGAIEDIELSKVAPEGVTIKRFEDNNSTIAAYLAGQVDLIASGNVVMVAISEKNPKRVPALKVKLKDSPVYVGVNKNEAALLAKVNDILTTAKADGALEKNSQTWLKEPLPADL, encoded by the coding sequence ATGACCCAGCGTTACAGCGCCCTCCTCGCTTCCCTGTTTGCCGGCCTGCTGTTGTGCCAGGCCCCCGCCCACGCCGACGGTCTGGACGACGTGGTCAAACGCGGCACGCTGAAAGTCGCCGTGCCTCAGGACTTCCCGCCGTTCGGCTCGGTCGGCCCGGATATGAAGCCCCGTGGCCTGGACATCGACACGGCGAAACTGCTGGCTGATCAATTGAAGGTCAAACTCGAACTGACCCCGGTCAACAGCACCAACCGCATCCCGTTCCTGACCACCGGCAAGGTCGACCTGGTGATTTCCAGCCTCGGCAAAAACCCCGAGCGCGAGAAGGTCATAGACTTCTCCCGCGCCTACGCGCCTTTCTATCTGGCTGTGTTCGGCCCACCTGACGCGGCGATCACCAGCCTCGATGACCTCAAGGGCAAAACCATCAGCGTCACCCGTGGCGCCATCGAAGACATTGAGCTGAGCAAAGTCGCCCCCGAAGGCGTGACCATCAAGCGCTTCGAAGACAACAACTCGACCATCGCCGCCTACCTCGCCGGCCAGGTTGACCTGATCGCCAGCGGCAACGTGGTCATGGTTGCGATCAGCGAGAAGAACCCGAAGCGTGTGCCGGCGCTGAAAGTGAAGCTCAAGGATTCGCCAGTCTACGTCGGCGTGAACAAGAACGAAGCGGCGCTGCTGGCCAAGGTCAACGACATCCTGACCACCGCCAAGGCCGACGGCGCACTGGAAAAGAACTCGCAGACCTGGCTGAAAGAGCCGCTGCCGGCCGATCTCTGA